The following are encoded together in the Pirellulales bacterium genome:
- the rsmH gene encoding 16S rRNA (cytosine(1402)-N(4))-methyltransferase RsmH, protein MEPSVHIPVLLAEILAWLNPRPGQCYADGTLGGGGHARALAERVAPDGSVLAVDRDAAAVERATQFLRGLPIQVAQGSYAELPALLAEVGRPAVSGILLDLGLSSDQLADRARGFSFDSDGELDLRFDQTRGEPAWRLIMRLPERELANVIYQYGEERHSRRIARLLVEQRRHMELRTSQQLAQILRRAVPRSPRDKIDPATRTFQALRIAVNDELGELDKALALLPDCLLPGGRLAIISFHSLEDRRVKEAFRSDPRLQNLTKKPITADEPELALNPRSRSAKLRVAERRPPAI, encoded by the coding sequence GTGGAACCGTCCGTCCATATTCCGGTGCTGCTGGCGGAAATCCTGGCCTGGCTGAACCCCCGTCCGGGACAGTGCTATGCGGATGGGACCCTGGGTGGCGGGGGACACGCGCGAGCCTTGGCCGAGCGGGTTGCGCCGGATGGCTCGGTATTGGCGGTGGATCGCGATGCGGCGGCGGTAGAGCGGGCGACGCAATTCCTGCGGGGTCTCCCCATCCAGGTGGCCCAGGGTAGTTATGCCGAATTGCCCGCGTTATTAGCCGAGGTGGGCCGTCCGGCGGTGTCGGGAATTTTGCTGGATTTGGGTTTATCCAGCGACCAATTGGCGGATCGAGCGCGGGGGTTTAGTTTTGACAGCGACGGAGAATTGGATTTGCGATTTGACCAGACCAGGGGCGAACCCGCCTGGAGATTGATCATGCGATTGCCGGAACGGGAACTGGCGAATGTGATTTACCAATATGGAGAAGAACGGCATAGCCGCAGAATCGCGCGGCTACTGGTGGAACAGCGGCGGCACATGGAATTACGCACCAGCCAACAACTCGCGCAGATTTTGCGCCGCGCGGTTCCCCGATCCCCCCGGGACAAAATCGACCCCGCCACGCGCACCTTTCAAGCCTTGCGAATTGCCGTCAATGATGAATTAGGAGAGTTGGACAAAGCACTTGCCCTGTTACCGGACTGTTTATTACCGGGTGGCAGGCTGGCGATTATCAGCTTTCATTCGCTGGAGGATCGCCGGGTAAAGGAAGCGTTTCGCTCGGATCCGCGCTTGCAAAATTTGACGAAAAAACCGATCACCGCGGACGAACCAGAACTTGCCCTTAATCCCCGTAGCCGCAGCGCCAAGCTGCGGGTCGCGGAACGTCGGCCTCCCGCCATTTAG
- the queA gene encoding tRNA preQ1(34) S-adenosylmethionine ribosyltransferase-isomerase QueA, whose product MSSTGLFDYELPKELIAQHPLANRGDARLLVVERSTGQLRHAHIRDLPDLLQSGDQLVTNDSRVLPARFFGTRVATGGRVELLFLGSDETGLWQVLVKARGNLQPKEVIQLQDLQARETLKLWLLEKAADGIWTAYVESNEPPPVILERIGRMPLPPYIRDGMETEEDRDRYQTVYAKVPGSVAAPTAGLHFTPEILQKLADRGIPRHSVTLHVGLGTFKPIQTTDLDEHPMHAEWAKLGGATAGALQAAKQAGQRIVAVGTTTTRVLETVAAEYHGALRSWSGATQLFIRPPYTFRAVDVLLTNFHLPRTTLLLLVSAFAGTELMRSAYQVAVREQYRFYSYGDAMLIV is encoded by the coding sequence ATGTCCTCCACCGGTCTTTTTGATTATGAATTGCCCAAGGAGCTGATCGCGCAGCATCCGCTGGCCAATCGCGGTGATGCCCGGCTGCTGGTGGTAGAGCGGTCCACGGGACAATTGCGCCACGCGCACATCCGCGATCTGCCCGACCTGCTGCAAAGCGGCGACCAACTGGTCACTAATGACTCCCGCGTGCTACCCGCCCGCTTTTTTGGGACGCGGGTCGCCACCGGGGGGCGCGTGGAATTGCTGTTTCTAGGCTCGGATGAAACCGGCCTGTGGCAAGTGCTAGTCAAAGCCCGGGGAAATTTGCAGCCCAAAGAGGTCATCCAACTTCAAGACTTGCAAGCCCGCGAGACGCTGAAGCTGTGGTTGTTGGAGAAAGCGGCGGATGGGATTTGGACGGCGTATGTCGAGAGTAATGAACCACCCCCCGTCATCCTAGAACGGATTGGCCGGATGCCGCTCCCCCCCTATATTCGTGATGGCATGGAGACTGAGGAAGACCGCGATCGTTATCAGACGGTCTATGCCAAGGTGCCGGGGTCCGTCGCGGCGCCCACCGCCGGTTTGCATTTTACGCCGGAAATTTTGCAAAAATTAGCGGATCGGGGAATTCCCCGTCACAGCGTCACCTTGCACGTGGGCCTGGGGACTTTTAAGCCGATCCAAACCACCGATTTGGATGAGCATCCCATGCACGCCGAATGGGCCAAGCTGGGGGGAGCGACGGCTGGCGCGTTGCAAGCGGCCAAACAGGCGGGGCAACGGATTGTTGCCGTGGGGACCACCACCACCCGCGTACTGGAAACTGTCGCCGCGGAATATCACGGCGCGCTCCGTTCCTGGAGCGGCGCCACCCAACTGTTTATTCGCCCCCCTTACACCTTTCGCGCGGTGGATGTGCTGTTGACCAATTTTCATTTACCCCGAACGACGCTGCTGCTGTTGGTCAGCGCGTTTGCGGGGACGGAACTGATGCGCTCGGCGTATCAGGTGGCGGTACGCGAACAATATCGCTTTTATAGTTACGGCGACGCCATGCTGATTGTATAA
- a CDS encoding DUF3488 and transglutaminase-like domain-containing protein translates to MKTSTSPATAANWQWFLPQWSNQGRVSAAPATEQQLPTSLWLCAALAWQTALGSAMYAWSQNRPLLGTLAIIISLASFYLTDVRRWVNLHWVIANGAALVAVFYTTTAFQRFDPEQQLLSIADLLLYLQFVLLFQQKVPRLCWQITVLSFLQVLLGAALTFNYSYGLLLIPYFTGAIWLLVLLNEDRLARVAWTVQQDLPRLVPTGESSTLERGWLGGYLPRWRPEHLRLLTHSLVTSLLVASVIFFTVPRIRSQAWTLSNQQVQSVVGFDDTINLGQVGEVFESPELVFLAKFTDVANQPRIIQGEPLFRGSILNQYYRGNWKYLGWRMQDNEPTPLELLPQRATEVTKQEITIEPLDQPILFHVQPIYLKDSRGRQSFPVRCNENNRNLYREQEIGRMRLNYEVLTTGIVQGRQHPIIPEILELNVREWQQLLQLPARQDIRQMPGDTFRIPRDIPPENSRDNLAVLGQIAQREIAAANLNPDAEDYRFQVARVLERYLKSERFSYTLLGQPRNPEVDPIVDFLTENPRGHCEYFASALALMLRTQNIPARVVVGYKGGDYNQVGGYYQVREMHAHAWVEAYLEKYQVPAELWPPGYENYRAGWLTLDPTTAVRDPQSAFNGLFGGLADLGDYMQMVWNNYIIGMNADRQNQTIYAPLREQWQIFADWMSGQDLDSETMSAWAYAATIVLRWGIVLILAGMGCFGLYQLITWIRRHWRSGKSVTDTTESPSPTDPALVQSGEWWRQLLAIGQQLRIAPTAGQTPREFAESLQATLRATDPTSESCHAPQEIVDCYYQVNYARVPPTPALVDRVEAAFGVLARHCQAIAAPGLPSTG, encoded by the coding sequence ATGAAAACATCCACCTCTCCGGCAACCGCCGCGAATTGGCAATGGTTTTTACCGCAATGGTCCAACCAGGGCCGTGTTTCGGCCGCTCCCGCGACCGAGCAGCAGTTGCCCACTTCCTTATGGCTGTGCGCCGCCCTGGCTTGGCAAACGGCTCTTGGCTCCGCCATGTACGCCTGGAGCCAAAATCGTCCGCTCTTGGGGACGCTGGCCATTATTATCTCGCTGGCCAGCTTTTATTTAACGGATGTCCGGCGTTGGGTCAATTTGCACTGGGTGATCGCAAATGGCGCGGCCCTGGTGGCCGTGTTTTATACCACCACCGCCTTTCAGCGTTTTGATCCCGAACAGCAACTGTTGTCGATCGCGGATTTGCTCTTGTATTTGCAGTTTGTGCTATTGTTCCAGCAAAAAGTCCCCCGGCTTTGCTGGCAAATCACCGTGCTGAGCTTTTTGCAAGTGCTGCTGGGAGCGGCCCTCACCTTTAATTACTCGTATGGCCTGTTATTGATCCCTTATTTTACCGGGGCCATCTGGCTGCTGGTGCTGCTGAATGAGGATCGCCTGGCACGCGTGGCCTGGACTGTCCAGCAGGATCTTCCCCGGCTAGTCCCCACAGGTGAAAGCTCCACCCTGGAGCGGGGGTGGTTGGGAGGGTACCTGCCCCGCTGGCGCCCCGAACATTTACGGTTATTGACGCATTCCCTGGTGACATCCTTGCTGGTCGCCTCGGTCATTTTTTTTACCGTTCCCCGCATCCGCTCCCAAGCCTGGACCCTGTCCAATCAACAAGTCCAAAGCGTCGTCGGCTTTGACGATACCATCAATTTAGGCCAGGTGGGTGAGGTATTTGAAAGTCCCGAGTTGGTCTTTTTGGCTAAATTCACCGACGTCGCCAATCAGCCCCGCATCATTCAAGGGGAACCTTTGTTTCGCGGATCGATCCTGAATCAATATTATCGCGGCAACTGGAAATATTTGGGCTGGCGGATGCAAGACAACGAACCCACGCCGCTGGAACTGCTCCCCCAACGGGCGACGGAGGTCACCAAGCAAGAAATCACAATCGAGCCGCTGGACCAGCCGATTCTCTTTCATGTCCAGCCGATTTACCTAAAAGATTCGCGGGGGCGCCAATCATTTCCGGTCCGTTGTAATGAAAACAATCGAAACCTGTATCGCGAACAAGAAATCGGCCGTATGCGGTTAAATTACGAGGTGCTTACCACGGGCATCGTCCAGGGGCGGCAACACCCGATCATTCCCGAAATTTTAGAGCTGAATGTCCGCGAATGGCAGCAACTGTTGCAATTGCCCGCGCGGCAAGATATTCGCCAGATGCCGGGCGACACGTTTCGCATCCCGCGGGATATCCCACCTGAAAACTCGCGGGATAATTTAGCCGTCTTGGGACAGATTGCCCAGCGGGAAATCGCCGCGGCCAATCTCAATCCGGATGCCGAGGATTACCGCTTTCAGGTGGCGCGTGTTCTCGAGCGTTACCTCAAGTCCGAACGCTTTTCCTATACATTGCTGGGACAACCACGAAATCCCGAGGTCGATCCCATCGTGGATTTCTTGACCGAGAACCCCCGCGGCCATTGCGAGTATTTTGCCTCCGCCCTGGCCCTAATGCTCCGCACCCAGAATATTCCCGCCCGGGTGGTCGTGGGTTACAAGGGGGGTGACTATAACCAGGTGGGCGGATATTACCAAGTGCGGGAAATGCACGCTCACGCCTGGGTGGAGGCATACTTGGAAAAATACCAGGTGCCAGCGGAGCTATGGCCCCCGGGATATGAAAATTATCGCGCTGGGTGGTTGACGCTCGACCCCACCACCGCCGTGCGCGATCCGCAAAGCGCGTTTAACGGCTTGTTTGGCGGTTTGGCCGACCTGGGGGATTACATGCAAATGGTCTGGAACAACTATATCATCGGCATGAATGCCGATCGCCAGAATCAAACCATTTACGCCCCCCTGCGCGAGCAATGGCAGATATTTGCGGATTGGATGTCGGGCCAAGATCTCGATTCCGAAACCATGTCCGCCTGGGCGTATGCCGCGACAATTGTGCTGCGTTGGGGAATTGTATTGATCTTGGCTGGAATGGGCTGCTTTGGCCTTTATCAGCTAATCACCTGGATACGTCGGCATTGGCGCAGCGGAAAAAGCGTCACCGATACGACCGAGTCGCCGTCCCCCACGGACCCCGCGCTGGTTCAAAGCGGCGAATGGTGGCGGCAATTGCTGGCTATTGGCCAACAATTGCGAATAGCACCAACGGCGGGACAGACACCGCGTGAATTTGCCGAGTCCCTGCAAGCCACGTTGCGGGCCACGGACCCCACGTCGGAATCCTGCCACGCTCCGCAAGAGATCGTGGATTGTTATTATCAAGTGAACTACGCGCGGGTCCCCCCCACGCCGGCGCTGGTGGATCGGGTGGAAGCGGCGTTCGGGGTGCTGGCGCGGCACTGCCAGGCAATAGCTGCCCCGGGGCTGCCTTCAACTGGCTAA
- a CDS encoding AAA family ATPase, with translation MTSTELSQCIASLEHNIGQVVLGKPEVIRLAVVTLLAGEHLLLEDVPGVGKTLLAKSLARSVEGDFQRIQFTPDLLPTDIIGGNILDPRTQEFQFFAGPVFANIVLADEINRTTPRTQSALLEAMSEQQVSIDGVTRPLPDPFMVIATQNPFEFEGTYPLPESQLDRFLMRISLGYPNRANELLVLANHRSGEPWKLLQPAANRQQIVALRTAVRSVQVEPSLQNYLLDLVHATREADDLQVGVSTRGALCLYRAAQAWAFAAGRAYCIPDDIKHLAIPVLSHRVQLRQYSAQGLRAAQEQIMTRLVQNVTPPR, from the coding sequence ATGACTTCCACGGAACTCTCGCAGTGCATTGCCAGCCTGGAACACAACATTGGCCAAGTTGTGCTGGGCAAGCCCGAAGTGATTCGCCTGGCGGTGGTGACGCTCTTGGCCGGAGAGCATCTGCTGCTGGAGGATGTACCGGGAGTGGGAAAAACGCTCTTGGCAAAATCCCTGGCTCGGAGCGTGGAGGGGGATTTTCAGCGAATTCAGTTTACCCCGGATTTGCTGCCAACCGACATCATTGGCGGAAATATTCTCGATCCGCGGACCCAAGAATTTCAGTTTTTTGCCGGTCCCGTGTTCGCCAATATCGTCCTGGCGGACGAAATCAACCGCACCACCCCCCGGACGCAAAGCGCCTTGCTGGAGGCGATGAGCGAGCAACAGGTCAGCATTGATGGCGTGACCCGCCCCTTGCCCGATCCATTTATGGTCATCGCCACGCAAAACCCCTTTGAATTTGAAGGGACTTACCCCCTCCCGGAAAGCCAACTCGACCGCTTCTTGATGCGGATTTCCCTGGGATACCCCAACCGCGCCAATGAATTGCTGGTCCTCGCCAACCACCGCTCGGGAGAACCCTGGAAATTGCTGCAACCAGCGGCCAACCGCCAGCAAATTGTGGCGTTACGGACCGCGGTCCGCAGTGTCCAGGTAGAACCGTCTCTGCAAAATTACCTGCTCGACCTGGTTCATGCCACCCGCGAGGCGGACGATCTGCAGGTGGGCGTCAGTACCCGGGGAGCCTTGTGCCTGTACCGGGCGGCACAGGCCTGGGCATTTGCGGCGGGACGCGCCTACTGCATTCCCGACGATATCAAGCATCTGGCCATACCCGTGCTTTCCCATCGGGTGCAATTGCGGCAATACTCGGCCCAAGGTCTGCGCGCCGCACAAGAACAAATCATGACGCGTCTGGTGCAAAACGTCACGCCCCCCCGCTAG
- a CDS encoding DUF58 domain-containing protein, translating into MHRLLSSYPTQEGWYYLFLLAFVFTGAILREINLMLLVGGLMVGPLAYNFFASWRQLRGITFRRLLPQGCFARQRQYIQLELTGKSPNLQGLQITEKLYHADNPGESFVIEATVPWNQSGIPAQASYSVLPLKRGIYRFHASRLKSARPFGLWQSQAKLLVDCEWLVWPRLAQVDWQKISILCGQAIHDHAEQGRSRLAMSGDFAGLRPWRLGDHRRLIHWRSTAKRGELLVKQFDEPAQETVAIGVDLWCEPSAEPESGLRIEQLLAMAGSLIWQQQRRGAQRLHLLIAGKSFQAWTGAAQRTTCERFLTELALAEAATSPGLAPGRISRPGSGTLLVLTGRDVRARRTAAGKATETAGERLLRFWESHWPQGRVVLVEVGDPRLTAAFQWIEEPTK; encoded by the coding sequence ATGCATCGCCTGTTGTCGTCTTATCCCACGCAAGAGGGTTGGTATTACCTGTTCCTCCTGGCATTTGTGTTTACCGGCGCGATCCTGCGCGAGATCAACCTGATGCTGTTGGTTGGCGGGTTAATGGTGGGACCCCTGGCCTATAATTTTTTTGCCAGTTGGCGCCAACTGCGGGGCATCACATTCAGGCGGCTTTTGCCCCAGGGTTGTTTTGCCCGGCAGCGGCAGTACATTCAACTGGAATTGACCGGCAAATCGCCCAATTTGCAGGGACTACAAATTACCGAAAAGCTGTATCACGCCGATAATCCCGGCGAATCATTCGTGATCGAGGCGACTGTCCCCTGGAATCAATCCGGCATCCCCGCCCAGGCCAGTTATTCGGTGTTGCCGCTCAAGCGGGGAATCTATCGTTTTCACGCCAGCCGGCTCAAATCCGCCCGTCCATTTGGCTTATGGCAAAGCCAGGCCAAGCTGCTAGTGGACTGTGAATGGCTGGTTTGGCCCCGGCTGGCCCAGGTGGATTGGCAAAAGATCTCCATTTTGTGTGGCCAGGCCATCCATGACCACGCGGAACAAGGTCGCTCGCGATTGGCGATGTCGGGTGATTTTGCCGGTTTGCGACCGTGGCGGCTGGGAGACCATCGTCGGTTAATCCATTGGCGAAGCACCGCCAAGCGGGGGGAATTGCTGGTCAAGCAATTTGACGAACCCGCGCAAGAAACCGTGGCCATCGGTGTTGATTTATGGTGCGAACCGTCCGCCGAGCCCGAGTCGGGATTGCGGATCGAGCAACTGCTGGCCATGGCGGGGAGCTTGATTTGGCAACAGCAGCGGCGGGGAGCGCAGCGGTTGCATTTACTGATCGCGGGAAAATCATTTCAAGCTTGGACGGGAGCGGCCCAGCGAACCACCTGCGAACGTTTTTTGACAGAATTGGCCCTGGCCGAAGCGGCCACTAGTCCGGGGCTTGCTCCGGGGCGGATATCCCGGCCGGGTAGCGGGACATTGTTGGTATTGACGGGGCGTGATGTGCGCGCGCGGCGCACCGCGGCGGGGAAAGCCACGGAAACCGCCGGTGAACGATTGCTCCGCTTTTGGGAATCCCACTGGCCGCAAGGCCGGGTCGTTTTGGTCGAGGTCGGCGATCCCCGCTTGACCGCCGCGTTTCAGTGGATCGAGGAACCAACTAAATGA
- a CDS encoding phosphoesterase, with protein sequence MTAIATVVEQILVIPTSLLHEIGHFQGFSAEIDRYLPKILDPRVASYRPRPQMEEDPTFKQLIPYVVFAHGAAEGPLTVFQYTRGTGQGEKRLHAKRSIGVGGHICSDDRHAGESTVYLEGMRRELAEEVEWNGAAPDRIIGLINDDLTPVGQVHLGVVHLVMLPQPGLTAREAAMVDAGFVPLPRLLEELDQFETWSQYALAALGKMRLS encoded by the coding sequence ATGACGGCGATTGCCACGGTTGTGGAACAGATTTTGGTGATTCCCACTTCGCTCCTACACGAAATTGGGCATTTTCAGGGGTTCTCCGCCGAAATTGACCGCTATTTGCCAAAAATCCTGGACCCCCGCGTGGCCAGTTACCGCCCCCGTCCCCAAATGGAAGAAGACCCGACTTTTAAACAACTCATCCCCTATGTGGTCTTTGCCCATGGTGCGGCGGAAGGTCCGCTGACTGTTTTTCAATACACGCGCGGCACCGGGCAGGGGGAAAAACGCCTGCACGCCAAGCGCAGCATTGGCGTGGGGGGGCATATCTGCAGCGATGACCGCCATGCCGGAGAAAGCACCGTCTATCTGGAGGGGATGCGCCGCGAACTGGCCGAGGAAGTCGAATGGAACGGCGCCGCGCCGGATCGGATTATCGGTTTGATTAACGATGACCTCACTCCGGTCGGGCAGGTGCATCTGGGCGTGGTCCATTTGGTCATGTTGCCGCAGCCGGGCCTTACCGCCCGCGAAGCCGCCATGGTGGACGCGGGATTTGTTCCATTGCCGCGCTTATTGGAAGAACTGGACCAGTTTGAAACCTGGTCGCAATACGCGCTCGCGGCTTTGGGCAAAATGCGGTTATCATAA
- the hemG gene encoding protoporphyrinogen oxidase, translating into MQPPRILVIGGGITGLAAALRVKELLPSAKLELWEAATRLGGVLQTVREGGFLLELSADNFLTPDAAGLPLANKLGLWDELLPTNPAQRKASILYRGVPHPVPEGFVLMAPNQLGSLLTTPLLSWRGKLRLLAELFIEARPAGQNDESLESFALRRFGREAYERLIQPLIGGIYTADPTKLSLAATLPRFLEMERQHGSVLQASLLAWQNSRLQRPLTGRSKANSRGSARTMNATEEKADSGARYSQFMAPRQGMEQLIAAAANSLGQESIQLAKRVTRLVKNPPLAAKLAPTAANWQVWSNPAEPPELFDGVIMTTPAPAAASLVEYVAPELAAELRAIEYAGSSVVILGYEQTQFARPLVGFGMVVPRLERRGILAVSYASEKFPGRAPAGMALLRVFVGGALQPELNDLNDAALVKLATGELREIYGIQGEPRLVRIARWQHTMPQYHLGHLERVARIEGLAQRLPGFALAGAAYRGVGIPQCIRQGEIAAEKLAASFLVAN; encoded by the coding sequence ATGCAGCCACCGCGAATCCTAGTTATTGGCGGGGGCATTACGGGGCTGGCGGCGGCCTTGCGGGTCAAGGAACTGTTGCCCTCGGCAAAATTGGAACTGTGGGAAGCCGCCACGCGACTCGGGGGCGTCCTGCAGACCGTGCGGGAGGGGGGATTTTTATTAGAGTTAAGCGCGGACAACTTCTTGACGCCCGACGCCGCGGGACTCCCCTTGGCCAATAAACTGGGACTATGGGACGAGCTATTACCGACCAACCCGGCCCAACGCAAGGCGTCGATCTTATATCGCGGCGTGCCGCACCCCGTGCCGGAGGGATTTGTGCTCATGGCCCCCAATCAACTGGGGTCCTTGCTAACCACGCCGCTGCTTTCTTGGCGGGGAAAACTACGCCTGCTGGCGGAATTATTTATCGAAGCCCGACCCGCGGGACAAAACGACGAAAGTCTCGAGTCCTTTGCCTTGCGCCGATTTGGCCGGGAAGCGTACGAACGCCTGATTCAGCCCCTCATCGGGGGAATTTATACCGCCGATCCGACTAAGCTAAGTTTGGCCGCGACTCTTCCCCGCTTTTTGGAGATGGAACGCCAGCATGGCAGCGTTTTGCAGGCGAGTTTATTAGCTTGGCAAAACAGCCGGTTGCAGCGGCCCTTGACCGGGCGCAGTAAAGCAAACTCGCGAGGCTCGGCGCGGACGATGAACGCGACGGAGGAAAAAGCCGACAGCGGAGCTCGGTACAGTCAATTCATGGCTCCCCGCCAGGGAATGGAGCAATTGATCGCCGCCGCCGCCAATAGCCTGGGCCAAGAGAGCATCCAGCTAGCTAAACGCGTGACCCGGTTGGTAAAAAATCCCCCCCTGGCAGCAAAATTAGCCCCCACAGCCGCAAATTGGCAGGTCTGGTCAAACCCCGCGGAGCCACCGGAACTGTTTGACGGAGTGATAATGACCACGCCGGCGCCCGCCGCCGCCTCGCTAGTGGAGTATGTCGCACCGGAGTTAGCCGCGGAATTGCGGGCTATCGAATACGCCGGGAGCAGCGTGGTAATATTGGGTTACGAACAGACGCAATTTGCCCGGCCGCTGGTAGGGTTTGGAATGGTCGTGCCTCGACTGGAACGCCGCGGCATCTTGGCGGTTAGCTACGCCAGCGAAAAATTTCCTGGCCGAGCTCCCGCGGGAATGGCGCTCTTAAGGGTGTTTGTGGGGGGGGCTTTGCAGCCGGAACTCAATGACCTGAATGATGCCGCGCTTGTGAAACTTGCGACTGGCGAACTACGGGAAATTTATGGCATTCAGGGGGAACCCCGGTTGGTCCGCATTGCCCGCTGGCAGCACACCATGCCGCAGTATCACCTGGGCCATCTGGAGAGGGTCGCGCGCATCGAAGGTCTCGCCCAGCGGTTGCCGGGATTTGCCCTGGCCGGGGCGGCCTACCGTGGCGTGGGCATCCCGCAATGCATTCGCCAAGGAGAAATCGCCGCGGAAAAACTCGCCGCCAGCTTTCTCGTGGCAAACTAA
- a CDS encoding MFS transporter, with the protein MAHFNPYVAPQAELSATPWIKLKLGVLMFLELFIWGAWLPLSFSFFDKGGLGFEPWQQELLNIAFPCAAILAMFVANQFVDRNFAAERYLAFSHLIGGLAMLGFGLMAWNHFSGENPPATAPNFWIYFALMAVHCLFYVPTISVANTLAFANLSDPQKEFGPVRLWGTIGWIAASWPFIFILADWVKINQTPTNGMVEYLGTALGTPLKDVALNQGKSWAFIVSGIAALLLAGYSLLLPHTPPKPIVTGEKSQAWLEALKLLKYPFILILFLVTLIDATVHDGFFVYAFTYLEKVGVPSNWIQPAMSVGQIAEILTMAVLGYVLKNLGWKFTMIIGILGHALRFAVFALFPDPYVAVAINLVHGICYAFFFATLYIFVDEYFPKDARASAQGMFNFLILGVGPILSRLIWQRLGGYFTTEVPGAVAGTTEKVIAYNQLLLIPSAAAGVAALMLLFFFHPPAKGSDFQAE; encoded by the coding sequence ATGGCCCACTTTAATCCGTACGTTGCCCCCCAGGCGGAATTGTCCGCCACTCCATGGATCAAGCTAAAGTTGGGCGTGCTCATGTTTCTCGAGCTTTTTATCTGGGGGGCGTGGCTGCCGCTCAGTTTCAGCTTTTTTGACAAAGGGGGCTTGGGATTTGAACCGTGGCAGCAGGAACTGCTCAATATCGCGTTTCCCTGCGCGGCGATCCTGGCTATGTTTGTGGCCAATCAGTTTGTGGATCGCAACTTTGCCGCGGAGCGATATCTGGCATTCAGTCATTTGATCGGCGGACTGGCGATGCTGGGCTTTGGACTAATGGCCTGGAATCACTTTAGCGGTGAAAATCCCCCCGCCACCGCGCCTAACTTTTGGATTTATTTTGCCCTGATGGCCGTGCATTGCCTATTTTATGTGCCGACGATTTCAGTCGCCAACACGCTGGCCTTTGCCAATCTGAGCGATCCGCAAAAGGAATTTGGCCCCGTCCGCCTGTGGGGGACTATTGGCTGGATCGCCGCCAGTTGGCCGTTCATCTTTATTTTGGCCGATTGGGTAAAAATCAATCAAACGCCCACCAACGGCATGGTCGAGTACCTGGGAACGGCCCTGGGAACACCGCTCAAGGATGTCGCACTCAACCAGGGGAAATCCTGGGCGTTTATCGTTTCGGGGATCGCCGCGCTGCTCTTGGCGGGCTACAGCCTGCTATTGCCGCACACTCCGCCCAAGCCCATCGTCACGGGTGAAAAAAGCCAAGCCTGGCTGGAAGCTCTCAAGTTACTAAAGTACCCGTTCATTTTGATTTTGTTTTTGGTGACGTTGATCGATGCCACGGTCCACGACGGATTTTTCGTGTATGCATTTACTTATCTGGAAAAAGTGGGCGTGCCGTCCAACTGGATCCAGCCCGCGATGAGTGTTGGTCAAATCGCCGAAATCCTAACCATGGCGGTGTTGGGCTATGTGCTCAAGAACCTCGGTTGGAAATTTACGATGATCATCGGGATTCTGGGGCATGCCCTGCGGTTCGCGGTTTTTGCGCTCTTTCCCGATCCCTACGTCGCAGTGGCGATCAATCTGGTGCATGGGATATGTTATGCGTTCTTTTTTGCCACATTATATATCTTTGTGGATGAGTATTTTCCCAAGGATGCTCGCGCTAGCGCCCAGGGGATGTTTAACTTTTTGATTTTAGGCGTGGGACCGATTTTGTCGCGGTTGATTTGGCAGCGGCTGGGGGGATACTTTACCACCGAAGTGCCGGGAGCCGTGGCGGGAACGACCGAAAAGGTGATCGCATATAATCAGTTGCTGTTGATACCGTCGGCGGCGGCGGGAGTGGCGGCGCTGATGTTACTATTTTTCTTTCATCCGCCTGCTAAGGGAAGCGATTTTCAGGCGGAATGA